Proteins from one Leptonema illini DSM 21528 genomic window:
- a CDS encoding TlpA family protein disulfide reductase encodes MKAYNKAKSLSILQFHISAALVVVMFGFLAGCGEESSDRQESVSNAPRSRAELEIKEAKGKENLLLFFINPNGAPCQTQDRILQSMKKRIESKVRYVYISVNEADNRPLFYEYGVRALPYLVILDKAGKPVSAFPPGIQSEAVLMSDISRLP; translated from the coding sequence ATGAAAGCATACAATAAGGCGAAGTCCCTTTCTATTCTGCAATTTCACATTTCAGCTGCATTGGTCGTTGTCATGTTTGGGTTCCTTGCCGGCTGCGGTGAAGAGAGCTCCGATAGGCAAGAGTCGGTTTCAAACGCACCTCGCTCCCGCGCCGAGCTGGAGATCAAAGAAGCCAAAGGGAAGGAGAATCTGCTTCTATTCTTTATCAATCCAAACGGAGCGCCCTGCCAGACCCAGGACAGGATCTTACAGTCGATGAAGAAGCGCATCGAGTCGAAGGTCAGATATGTTTATATCAGCGTGAATGAAGCCGACAATCGTCCGCTTTTTTATGAATATGGCGTTCGGGCTCTACCGTATCTTGTAATCCTCGATAAGGCCGGCAAGCCTGTTTCGGCGTTCCCTCCGGGCATACAATCCGAAGCCGTGCTCATGAGCGATATCAGCAGGCTACCCTGA
- a CDS encoding alpha/beta hydrolase family esterase — MIRNTLFRILFGFLFLLFCGAVWLAYGLYAPVSLPGLSGKVETGNLQIEGRSRRFDYYRPATLKPGLPLILMLHGSRSSGEHFRRLWRYRFEELADRHGFITLYPDGVGGHWNDCRKNVSDQAHQENVADTKFLLALLDEFVENQGVDPNRVFAVGFSNGGHMVYRLGLEAGERFEALGVVSANFPENSSLNCVLEPARRHVPRLLIINGDADPINPFGGGKVTLFGQDKGAVLSSEASASFWAEKLGSPPGQESVRDTQWGRYRFYSDGRVRLLRVKGGGHSLPGGYPYLPAFLIGPTVSHFSAADELLNFFLSAPSGHLPE; from the coding sequence ATGATCAGGAATACTTTATTCAGGATTCTGTTCGGCTTCTTGTTTCTACTGTTTTGTGGTGCAGTCTGGCTGGCCTATGGGTTATACGCTCCGGTAAGCTTGCCCGGGCTGAGCGGAAAGGTTGAAACGGGTAATCTCCAGATAGAAGGTCGGTCGCGCCGTTTCGATTACTATCGTCCGGCGACGCTGAAGCCCGGTCTTCCGCTGATTCTCATGCTGCACGGTTCGCGCAGTTCGGGCGAGCATTTCCGACGTTTATGGCGTTACCGTTTCGAAGAGCTGGCCGATCGCCATGGTTTTATAACTCTTTACCCGGACGGAGTCGGTGGACACTGGAATGATTGTCGTAAAAACGTATCTGATCAGGCTCATCAGGAGAATGTTGCTGATACGAAGTTCTTGCTGGCACTGCTGGACGAATTCGTCGAAAACCAGGGTGTCGATCCGAATCGCGTCTTTGCAGTAGGGTTCTCTAACGGCGGCCACATGGTATATCGACTTGGATTGGAAGCAGGTGAACGCTTTGAAGCCCTGGGAGTGGTAAGCGCTAATTTTCCGGAAAATTCCAGCCTTAACTGTGTGTTGGAACCAGCCCGTCGCCATGTTCCGCGCCTCTTGATCATTAACGGAGACGCCGATCCTATAAACCCTTTCGGTGGAGGGAAGGTTACGCTTTTCGGGCAGGATAAGGGTGCGGTGCTTTCTTCTGAAGCAAGCGCGAGCTTCTGGGCGGAGAAGCTGGGAAGTCCTCCCGGACAGGAAAGTGTTCGCGATACGCAGTGGGGCCGATACCGCTTTTACTCCGATGGAAGGGTAAGGCTTTTGCGCGTCAAAGGCGGAGGGCATTCTTTGCCCGGTGGTTATCCGTATTTACCGGCTTTCCTGATCGGTCCGACCGTGTCTCATTTTTCGGCGGCCGATGAGCTGTTGAATTTTTTTCTGAGTGCACCCTCCGGGCATTTGCCCGAATGA
- a CDS encoding cytochrome c biogenesis CcdA family protein: MQFALVQSFAALGAGFASVVSPCVLPILPIIVTGTHRDDRWRPLLLVIGLSITFVVMGIISSLFGSFLMGRIQYIEKVGGGIILLFGILTLLNINLFKSVRWFAGIQVRPDGKWSGLWIGMSLGLVWIPCIGPFLSGVLTMVASQGQLSSGITLLLIYSVGFSVPILATGYFSHWSRARLPGLHEREWIARYITGAILVLFGAYIIFIGSLPRFYS; this comes from the coding sequence ATGCAGTTTGCACTCGTTCAATCGTTCGCTGCTTTAGGAGCGGGCTTCGCAAGCGTTGTGTCGCCCTGCGTTCTGCCCATTCTGCCCATCATCGTTACGGGCACTCATCGAGACGACCGATGGAGGCCTCTGCTGCTTGTAATCGGCCTGAGTATAACCTTTGTGGTTATGGGAATCATCAGTTCTCTTTTCGGATCGTTTCTGATGGGACGCATCCAATATATAGAAAAGGTAGGGGGCGGCATAATCCTCCTGTTCGGTATTCTGACGCTCCTGAATATCAATCTGTTTAAGAGTGTGCGGTGGTTCGCCGGCATCCAGGTCCGACCTGATGGGAAGTGGTCGGGCCTCTGGATCGGTATGAGCCTCGGGCTTGTCTGGATTCCCTGTATCGGCCCCTTCCTGTCGGGTGTTCTGACTATGGTCGCTTCGCAGGGCCAACTCTCTTCGGGAATTACGCTGCTGCTTATCTATTCCGTCGGATTTTCCGTTCCCATACTTGCAACCGGTTACTTCTCACACTGGAGTCGAGCGAGGCTGCCTGGATTGCACGAGAGGGAGTGGATAGCGCGCTATATTACAGGTGCGATTCTGGTTCTTTTCGGCGCTTACATCATCTTCATCGGAAGCCTTCCGCGTTTTTATTCCTGA
- a CDS encoding HEAT repeat domain-containing protein — MLRRNGLKVFFIVVLSACAVSPQADRYLPAAEGQPATPDQLKNIQTISVEVKLDLPAKTPDAWAAETVKRLLTYSGYKVVSGKAPARAVLRISGAALGGGYTAPGRSGYYYTGTLMQATLDLYPDDGHVSSIQYYGRKDPAFYTYLNYDMLDPQGAPFEKNFLSERDGFARLYFEQTRELFGEAPVLRAAADDSASPLLRRTAYELIGVWNLPEGYSWLKRAISLKRDGYEHYAAIAAIAKLNLPETQDVLLEYVRKNRNDPRYSTPANRALGFLIERPPAGTVCELASLLAHYKVVHTLESDFADKAVAEGGPVRIAIGSTRRDGEVVKQNNPCLANLFPFSVSTCLTSPN, encoded by the coding sequence ATGCTTCGACGCAATGGCTTGAAAGTTTTTTTCATAGTGGTCCTCAGCGCCTGCGCCGTGTCGCCACAGGCTGATAGGTATCTGCCTGCTGCTGAAGGTCAACCCGCAACGCCTGATCAGTTAAAGAATATTCAAACGATTTCTGTAGAGGTGAAACTTGATTTGCCGGCAAAAACTCCCGATGCCTGGGCTGCTGAGACGGTAAAGCGACTGCTCACATATTCCGGATATAAGGTCGTTTCCGGGAAGGCTCCGGCGAGGGCAGTATTGCGGATTTCTGGAGCCGCTCTTGGAGGAGGTTATACTGCACCGGGAAGGTCCGGGTATTATTATACGGGCACCTTGATGCAGGCCACTCTTGATCTTTATCCTGATGATGGTCATGTTTCATCGATTCAGTACTATGGGCGAAAAGATCCCGCTTTTTATACTTATTTAAATTACGACATGCTTGATCCTCAAGGAGCTCCGTTCGAAAAGAATTTTCTCAGCGAGCGGGATGGATTTGCGCGTCTGTATTTCGAGCAGACGCGAGAGTTGTTCGGTGAAGCGCCCGTTCTTCGCGCGGCTGCAGATGACAGCGCGTCGCCGCTTCTGCGTCGAACTGCTTATGAACTGATCGGTGTCTGGAATTTGCCGGAGGGATATTCCTGGTTAAAAAGAGCCATATCTCTGAAGCGAGATGGGTATGAGCATTATGCTGCTATTGCTGCAATAGCGAAACTGAATCTTCCTGAGACTCAGGATGTGCTGCTGGAGTATGTCAGAAAAAATCGAAATGATCCGCGCTACTCTACTCCTGCAAACAGAGCCCTTGGCTTTTTAATAGAGCGACCTCCTGCTGGGACGGTCTGTGAACTGGCCTCGTTGCTTGCTCACTACAAGGTTGTTCATACACTGGAGAGTGATTTTGCCGATAAGGCTGTTGCAGAGGGTGGGCCGGTCAGAATAGCAATAGGCTCTACGAGGCGGGACGGAGAGGTCGTGAAGCAAAATAATCCGTGCCTGGCGAACTTGTTTCCATTCTCAGTCTCGACCTGTTTGACCTCGCCCAATTGA